The stretch of DNA AGGCAGTCGGTCTTCGATGGGCTGCGCTTGGAGTTTTTTGCCTGCGGCGCGGCAAGCTGAGCGCAAGGCCGAACCCGTGGCGCAACGCAGACATTAAAGGGAGCGCGAGGGCGATGGCCCTCGCATCTTCCTAAACCTACTTCTTCCCCACCGAAACCGCCGCATCGCTGGCCAGCTTGTCCACGCGCTCGTTTTCAGCGTGGCCGGCGTGGCCCTTCACCCATTGCCAGTCGATCTTGTGCGGCTTGGCGACGATCAGCATCTCGCGCCACAGGTCCTCGTTGGCGACGGGTTCCTTCTTGGCGTTGACCCAGCCCTTTTTCTGCCAGCCGAAGACCCATTTGGTGATGCCGTCGATCACATAGCGCGAATCGGTGCTGAGCGTCACCGCGCAGGGCTGGTTCAGCGCCGCCAGAGCGCGGATCACCGCCGTCATTTCCATGCGGTTGTTGGTGGTTTCCTTTTCCGCGCCAACGAGTTCTTTTTCATGGCTTCCCATGCGCAGGAAGGCGGCCCAGCCGCCGGGGCCGGGGTTGCCCTTGCAGGCGCCGTCGGTGAAGATTTCGACGTCCTTCATGCGAAGACATCCGCATGGGCGGGATCGGCATAGAAGGCGAGGCGGCGGGCGAAGGCCAGCGGGTCCTTGCGGACCACCAGCGCGTCCTGCGGCGTGTTGATCCAGTCATAGGCGCGGGTGGAGAGGAAGCGCATCGCCGCGCCGCGGGCCAGCACCGGCAGGGCTTCGCGTTCTTCCACGCTCAAGGGCCGGACCGATTCGTAGCCCTTCAGCAGCGCGGCCGAGATGGCTGGGTTGAAGTTGCGCCCGGCATTGTCGAAGCACCATGCGGCGTGGGTAACGGCCACGTCATAGGCGATGATGTCGGTGCAGGAGAAGTAGAAGTCGATCAGGCCGGTGACGGTTTCGCCCAGCATCAGCACATTGTCCGGGAAGAGGTCGGCATGGACGACGCCGGTGGGCAGATGGCGCGGCCAGTTGGCGTCGAGGAAGGCCAGTTCCCGCGTGACGGTCTCGCCCAGCGCGGGGTCGATGGTGGCAAGCTCTTCGGGTTTGCAGGCTTCGAGCAGGTCGCGCCATTCGGGCAGGGCCAGCGTGTTGCGGCGGTTCTGGTCATAGCCTTCGACGGCCTTGTGCATCTGCGCCAGCGCGATGCCCACCGCATGGGCCTGTGCCGGTGTGGGCAGGCTGACCGAGACACCGGGCAGAAATTCGATCAGCGCGACGACCTTTTCCTCGCCATCCGGCCCGGTCAGGCTGCGGAAGGAGGCGCCATCGCGGTCATGGATGGTGCGGGGGACGGGGCAGCCCTTGTCGGCCAGATGGTCGAGCAGGCCGAGGAAGAAGGGCAGGTCCGCGATTTCGGTGCGGCCCTCGAACATCGTCAGGATGAAGCGTGCGCCCCCGTTTTCCGAATAATGCCCGGTTTTGCCGCCCCCGTAACCTGTCGTCTCGATCAGCCAGTTGCTGTTCGAGACGCCCTCGGCAATGCCCTTGGCCGATACGAGGTCGCCCACATTGAAGGCGCAGATCAGCTCGCCCAGCGCCTCGGCACCAAGATGGGTGTAGACGGCCATGATTCCCCCGAAGTCCCTGAAGCGTTTTCAAGCCGGGTGGTTTCACCCGGCGCCTTGTGAAAACGCGGCA from Novosphingobium sp. encodes:
- the rnhA gene encoding ribonuclease HI translates to MKDVEIFTDGACKGNPGPGGWAAFLRMGSHEKELVGAEKETTNNRMEMTAVIRALAALNQPCAVTLSTDSRYVIDGITKWVFGWQKKGWVNAKKEPVANEDLWREMLIVAKPHKIDWQWVKGHAGHAENERVDKLASDAAVSVGKK
- the thrB gene encoding homoserine kinase — protein: MAVYTHLGAEALGELICAFNVGDLVSAKGIAEGVSNSNWLIETTGYGGGKTGHYSENGGARFILTMFEGRTEIADLPFFLGLLDHLADKGCPVPRTIHDRDGASFRSLTGPDGEEKVVALIEFLPGVSVSLPTPAQAHAVGIALAQMHKAVEGYDQNRRNTLALPEWRDLLEACKPEELATIDPALGETVTRELAFLDANWPRHLPTGVVHADLFPDNVLMLGETVTGLIDFYFSCTDIIAYDVAVTHAAWCFDNAGRNFNPAISAALLKGYESVRPLSVEEREALPVLARGAAMRFLSTRAYDWINTPQDALVVRKDPLAFARRLAFYADPAHADVFA